TCACTCCATTGAACTGCTGATTGAATTAAGACAATAAAGGAAGTTGTGGAAAAGCCCATTCCTACACCGATTAAAAAAGAACCGAACATGGCCATCAATGGGCCATCATCACTAGATAAAAAGAAAAATACAACTCCTCCGAACATTAAAAATAGGCCGCCTATTACGGATGTCTTACGAAAGCCAATTGATAATATAAGCCTGCCAGCAATCGTTGAGGAAATCGGCCAGCCGATGGACATAGTAGTCAGCGTAAAGCCAGCTACCATCGGCGACTTTTCCATAACGCCTTGTACAAATGCTGGGAGAAAAGAGGAAATACCCATCAATATAATTCCGGTTGTAAAAGATGTTGCGTTAGCTATGAAGATTGACCGGTCTTTCCAAATCGTAAATGGCATCATCGGGTTTATGGCACGCTGCTCTTGAACAATAAAGAGAATAAGAAACAAAACCGATACAGATAAAAGGAAGACTGTCGTTAAGGATGTCCAAGCCCAAGCTACACCACCCTCGACTAAAACAATCATAAGAGAGCTAACGGTCAAAAACAGAAAGAGTGCACCTAAATAATCAATTTCCACTTTTTTCTTTTCAATCTTCTCATGTAGAAAAAATACAAGGCTAACAATTGCCAATAATCCTAAAGGAATATTCATCCAGAAGACGAAGCGCCAGCTAATATATTCGACTAATACTCCCCCTAATACTGGACCAATAATGGCGGAAATCCCCCATACACTAGATAAATATCCTTGAATTTTAGCGCGTTCTTCTTTTGTATAAATATCTCCGATAATGGTTGAAGCGATCGGCATGACAGCGCCTGCACCAAGACCTTGAACAAACCGATAAATAATGAGCATATCCATTGATTGTGCTAAACCACATAAAATGGAACCAATTAAAAATATTATAATTCCAATAATTAAAATTGGCTTTCTCCCAAAAATATCTGAAAGCTTTCCGTAGATTAAAACCGTTACAGCATTCATAAGTAAATACGAAGAAAAAATCCAACTATATTTTGAAAATCCACCGATTTCAGATACGATAGCAGGCATTGCTGTGGCAACAATCGTCGCTTCTACTGCAGCCATAAACATAGCAAGCATCACCGCAGCTAGAACGAATGGACGGTTCGTTCTTTTTTTCATAAGCCATTCATTCTCTTTTGAAGACATTACATTTCCCAAGTTTTAACCTCCTTTTTCATGTCAATACGATTTTTATGTAAATGAAAAACGCCCGAGAAGGCGCATCAAAAAATCGATATATTTCACATTTTTTCTATTTGTTCATCAACGTATGTCGTTTAGTAGAATGTGGATCGACTCGTTTGATTTTATTTATTCATTTTTCGTAAATGTTGATGTAAATGTTTTAAAATCACACGACGGGTAAAAATCCCTTCTAATACACCGTCATCATCTGTTACGCATACGAATGAATGATTAATCACAAGCTTCAAAGCTTTCATCACTTGGTCGGTTTTTAAAAGTCTAGGAATATCTTTATTCATCACTTCTTCTACTTTCATTCCTTCAAGCCTTTCAAATTCAATGCGTTCTAATCCTAATATCGAATCCATGATTAAATTTGTGCTGATTAATCCGTGTAAACGAAAAAACGGATCTAAAACCGGTATAGCTGTATATCCCGTTTTCGTTAAAACTAATAAAGCGTGTTCTAAATTATTGCCAATTTGCACATGAGCTACTTTATCTGCCGGAATAATGATATCCATAATGGATGTTTCTAAAAATTTTTCCGAATGAATACTAAACATGGTTCTTCTACCTCTCAATGTTTAAAATCAAATTATTTAAACGTTTATTTTTAGAACATAATGGACTACATTAATGATAACATATATCCAAAAATTTGATGATATCGAAACGAAATATCTTTATGTGAAATAAAGTATGTAATAACAACAATGAGAGTTCTAAAAAGTAAAGGCTCTTTTCTAAAAGATTGTTGCTTTACACAAGTGTTGATTATCCATTATTTTACTTAAACATACAGAATCGTATGGCTGAACACATGCTTTTCTGCCACATCCCTCGAACAAGAACGCAAGCGGGCAAATGAATTTGCCTGCAAAGCGTTCATTGTTCGAGAAGGGCATGCGTATTGCATGCCCAGTCGGCAAGTGATTCGCTTGCCGACTCCGGCAGAAAAGCTAGAAATAGAGCCATCTCAACTGGTTATTATCGGTTAATCAACACGCCTGGTTGCTTTACAATCTTAGCTTTTCAACTGTCTAGGAAAGCGACACGCTTCCTATGTCACACTTTAGTGTGAAGTGAACCGAACAAAAGGCGATGGTCGGACAATCTTATCCACTTTTTACCTGCTTTTACCCATTTTTTATTTTACAAAAAAGTTCGAAAAGTCGTACAATAAAAGCTGGGGAGGGATTATGATGACGGATGTATATCAATTATCAAATCGGTTGTATATCATCGACACGTATGATTTAAAGCGAAAGGGACGCACAGCTTCTTATGTACTAAAAGAGGATGAGTTAACGATTATAGAAACTTCAGCTAGTCCATCTGTACCACATCTATTAAATGGGTTAAGCGAGCTTGGGCTATCGCCTGATGACATTAAAAATATTATCGTTACCCATATCCATCTCGACCATGCTGGCGGGGCAGGGCTGTTATTAAAGCATTGTCCAAATGCAAAAGTAATTGTTCACCCTAAAGGAGCTAAGCATTTAGCTGATCCTTCACGGCTCATTAAAGGAGCAAAAGCCGTCTACGGGGAAAAATTTGAACAGCTTTTTGATCCGATTCTACCCATTCCAGAGGATCGAATGGTGATCAAACATCACGGAGAAACGTTAAAATTAAGCGACTCTTGTACATTAACCTTTTATGACACTCCTGGACATTCAAGACACCACTTCAGTATATACGATTCCAAAAGTAAGGGAATTTTTTCGGGTGATACATTAGGTATTTATTATAATGAGCTGAAGAAGGAGAAAATTGATTTCATTTTACCTTCTACATCACCAAACCAATTTGACCCTGATGAAATGCTGCAATCAACCTCTTTTATTGAAAACCTAGACGTAAAAGAAATTTATTTTAGCCATTTTGGAGTATGTCACGATCCAGAAACGGTATATTCGTCTATTCGCAAGTGGATGCCAATCTTTTTGCAGGCTGGAGAAGCTGGTTTTCAGTCTATAACAAATAATGACTTCAATGCAGCGGTTCAAGCTGTCGAAAAGGAGCTTAAAAATCGAATTTCTACATATTTGACAAATATCGGTGTTCCAGAAAACCATAAAGTGTATGAAATTTTATCAGTTGATTGTCAAGTTTGTGCAATGGGGTTAGTCGATTATTTGACAAAAAAGAAATAAAAAATTAGTAAAAAATTCAAAAATATAGTTAAAACCTCGGCATCGATCATAAGCCGAGGTTTTACTAACAAAGGGGGAGCGGGGGTATTGATTTAGCGAGATTACACTTATAATGATAATGATTATCAATTTCATTGTCAATAATAATTTTGCGAAAAAATATACGATTTTACTGTCCAATAAGTTGGGAGAAAAGGAATCAATGGAATTTTCAATTTTTCCTCCGTTTGCATGTATCTCCCATCATAGTTCTTTTCATTTTGAACAGAATTTACTGATTGGTTCGCCATTTTTCGTTCATTGTTCTTTTGGATAGTTTGTCTTTCATGCATGTTTTGTCCCTTTTCGTTTTGAAGCGGTAGTTGTCCTTCCAGATTATTCAGTTCGTCGTGTGGAATATGCGGTTGTTGTTCCGAAAATTGAATTTGATGTATTTTCCATTTTCCATCTTCTTTTTTAAAATAAACAGCTTCGTAGTGATCTTCATAAGAGACAGGACCTTCGGATGATTTTGGGAAAAATTGATAGATTAATCGAGTTGTTTCATTCAATTGAAAAGTAAATGGTTTGTTATAATCAAAAAATGGAACTACATTATTATTAGGGGCATCTGTTGCATATACGAAGTAGCCGCTCTTTCCTTTCTCGACGTTTTCATGGATGAAGGATTGACGGAAGGTGTAAGTAAAATAAGGTGTTAATATATACATTATCTCAGATAGAGACCTTTCTTTTTCGGTAAGTGAAACTTGGGCTGCAAATGCATCTTGTAAAAACCAAATCGTTTCTTCTTTCATCAATTCCTTCTCTTCAATTGCAGCTACATTTAGCGGGACTTGTCCAAACAAAATCGCCACAATGATCATAGCAAATAAACTCGTTCGCACTGGATCACCTCCTTAATTTAACTTTCTTATGTTTATTGTACCGTTGTGGTCATGGTTATGACGGAAAACAATTCGTAAAATCCTAGCAAATTTCAACATGCATGAAATGTTCATGTCGAATTTTTCGTAGAGGAAAAATGAATGCAGCGACCCTTTTAGAAGAAAAAGCAGCTATTTTACGAACAGTATTGATTGAGACTTACATACGTTTGAATGTACAAAAAAGAGGCTGTGATAAAGTGTTAAAACCTCCTACTATTTATAGTGAAATGGGTCAAACACTTATGAGACAGCCTCATTTGGACTTTAAATATGCGATGATCACGACCTTTTATCAGGCGTGTTGATTAACCAATAAAAACCAGTTGAGATGGCTCTATTTCTAGCTTTTCTGCCGGAGTCGGCAAGCGAATCGCTTGCCGACTCCGGCAGAAAAGCATGTGTTCAGCCATACGATTCTGTATCTTTAAGTCAAATAATGGATAATCAATACTAGTGACCTTTTATATTATTTTACATGAGGCGAAATAAAGTTTACCATTCAGTAAGATAAACATAAATTAAGTAAAACAACAAAATTCCTATAAAAATCATATAGGCCAGAAAAATTGGATTACGTAAATATGGCCGTTCATCCACTTTTTCATTGATTTTTGTATCATACTTACTTTGTCTTGCGTCAACTAGCTTGCCTGTCCATATCGTATAAACGAGTCCGATCACTAATATGATTAAAGCAATAATCCCTAAAATAAAATTCATATACTGCATCTATATAACCACCTTTTTTCTATAGCGTTTGAAAAAAGGTGGTGATCTATACATTTGTTATAGTAAACCATCCTGCTCAAATAAATAAGAATAAGGCAAGTCAATAAACAAGTAATGGCGTTCATTCAGTGGGTACGAAAATGTTCGTATCGTTTCCCCTGTTTCAATATCACTATATAAGTCGCTAAAAAACCCTTTTTTATTGACACGCATTCTCATAATATTCTCCAAAAAATAAGGGCGCCAGCTCCAATTTTTCATATAATACTCGGGCTGGAACACCCAGCCATTTTCTTTTTTAAAAATATTACCTGATTGCTGAAACCCATTTTCATCACAAACATAAATGCGAAAGCTGCAGTGTGACAAATCTTCAGCTAAAAGAGTAATGAATTCATTATAATCCTTCGTCGACTTTTTATATTTATTGATCAGGTGTTGAATTAATGTGTGAAACTCCTCTGACTTTTCATATAAAATTTCAAGCTTTTTCTTTTCATAATAGATAAAATGTTGAAACTCATCTTTTAATCGTTCTTTTAAAAAATCCCTGTCAATAAATGTACGTGATGGGTGGTGTAAATAAAAGCCTTGATAATACCTTCCCCCATTTTTCCAAGCATGCTTAAGCTGAAAGTTTGCTTCAATGTCTTCATATAAAAGAGTTGCGCCAATTTTTCGAGCAAGTAAAGAAATGGAATATAAAACGTCCAAATAGGTTTGACTTGGGGTTGCTTTTTTCAACGGCTGTAAATCAATTTTTAAAATATTTGGTGATAATAGTCCAATTCGATCTAAATTGCTGCTTTCCTTGCCAATATTATCAACAGCTATTTTAATTCCATATGTTCGATAGTAAGTAAGTAGATGTTTCAACTGTTCAATATCGCCTGTAAAGTTATGCTCTGTGATTTCAATGACGACTCGTTCTAAATCGAGCTCTTTTTCTTTTTCATTTAGTAATATATTTAATAAGCTTTCACCATTATCAATCATTAGTAAATTAGGATCACGATTTATAAATATGAGAATATCTTCATCGAGTTGTTTTATTTCTTTTATAGCTTTTTTTACTATATAATCATCGACTTCGATGCGATATTCTTCTGGAACGGACTCATCTTGAAAAAAAGATCCTAAGCTGTTCCATTCCCCTTTGAATTTTATTCTTCCAAGCACCTCATAGCCAATCACTTTTTGTTCATCAGCACTAAATATAGCTTGATAAAATGGTTCTACTCGTTCTAAATTTGTTAAAATGTCTAATGGATCCATGAATATCCCCTCACAATTATAACTACCTTACTGTTTAATTATACCATATTTTCATAGCATTACTTGAAAGAAACCTACCCTTTAATCCTTATAAATTGCCTCTTTTCTAAAAGATTGTTGCATTACTATACGATAACTTATCGACTGTCAGGCAAGCGGTACGCTTGCTATGTCACGCTATAGCGTAAGTCGAAAAACAATAAATTTACGAAAACAACGTATAAATATTTTATCACTAATTATCTGTATTTTCTTACTATTTTTATTACCACAAAGTTTTTTGATCAATGTTATAATATAAAAATAAGTCACGGCAGGAATGGTTGAGATCAATGAAAGGTATTTCACGACGACACTTTTTAAAAGGCTTTTTAGGCATACTTTTGACGAGTATAGGAGGTACGGTTGGAGGCTATAGCTATGCTAAATACATTGAGCCTAGACGGCTTGCGATTTCGAAACAGACGGTCGAACATGAACAAATACCAGCGAGTTTTCATGAAGTGACAATCGTTCAATTTAGCGATACACATTTAAGTGATTTTTTTACAATTGAACAGTTTAAAAATGTGATTGATACGATTAATTCATTAAAGCCACATATGATCGTTTTTACGGGAGACTTAATTGATGAACCTAATCGCTATTCACACATAAACGAAATCATCCCTTTATTAAAAAAATTGAACGCACCATTAGGCAAATTCGCAATATATGGAAACCACGATCATGGTGGATACGGAACGAATATTTACCGAAACATTCTCGAACTGTCTAATTTTCATTTGTTAAGGAATGAGACGAAAAAAATCACCTTAATGGATGGCAGCTATATTTATATTGCTGGTATCGATGATTTAATGCTTGGAAGGCCTAATTGGAATGGAACATTACAAAACATGGAAGAAAATGCTTTTTCCATTTTACTCGTACATGAACCAGATGCCGTCAATCGTACACAACAATTTTCAATAAATCTTCAGCTCTCTGGTCATTCACATGGTGGCCAAATTAAGCTTCCATTCATCGGTGCACTTTACACACCACCCTATGCAGAACAATATTATGAAGGTCTTTATCAAGTTGGGAAGACAACTCTTTATGTTAATAGAGGATTAGGGACCACAAGGGTGCCTTACCGTTTTTTATCCGTTCCAGAAATAACGTTATTTACTTTAAAATCGAAATAAATACGAACTAGCCCCTTCACAAATACCGTAAAGGGGCTGGCCATTTATTCGTTCTTTTAAAGTTTCTCCTTCTTCCGGACATAATTTTCGCTTTCTTCCCTTCATTTATGAAGCTTCATCATTACTCTTCATCATCACGAACCTTGTAGGCCATATTAAATAAAATAAGCTGTGAATCAATTTCCGGCTCATTTGCTGCACGTTGTACGTAGTGATAATCCCCGCGTTCATCCTGCTCGCGTGCTTTAACATTATCAGCTAGTAAAATATCAAGAATGTCATTCAGTCTCTTTTTTAATTGTCCATCATAGATTGGAAATAATATTTCCACACGTCTTTCCATATTGCGAGTCATCATATCAGCTGAGGAAAGAAATATTTTTTTCTCCCCATTATGATTGAATAAATAGATGCGGCTATGCTCTAGGAATCGACCGACAATACTTCGAACGGCAATATTTTCGCTTACTCCTTTAATACCAGGACGTAAACAGCAAATACCGCGAACGATTAAGTCAATTTTGACGCCTGCACATGATGCTTCATATAATTTCATCATTAATTCTTTATCTGTCAACGAATTCATTTTAGCAATAATCCGACCATTTCCGTATTGTTTTTGAAATTGAATTTCTTGGTTAATGAGCTCGATGAATTTACTTCGAATATCAAATGGAGATACTGAGAGATGATGAAAGGTCGGCTTTTCGGTATATCCGCTTAAGTAGTTAAAAAAGTTCGTTGCATCAATAGCAAATTTCTGTTTGGAAGTGATGAGTCCGATATCTGTATAGATCTTTGCTGTTTGATCGTTGTAGTTTCCTGTTCCTAAATGGACAAAACGCTCAATTTTACCATTTTTTCGCCGGACAACAAGTGTAATTTTACTATGTGTTTTCAAATAAGTCATTCCATAAATGACGTGACAGCCCGCTTTCTCTAACTCCTTTGCCCACTGTACGTTGTTTTCTTCATCAAACCGCGCTTTTAATTCAACTAATACCGTTACTTGCTTCCCGTTTTCAGCCGCTCGCTTTAACGCTTCAATAATCGGTGAATCCCCGCTGACTCTGTATAAGGTTTGTTTGATTGCTAGTACATCCGGGTCATCGGCCGCATCTGACACAAAATCGACAACAGGTTCAAATGATTCATATGGATGGTGCAACAAAATATCTCTTTCTTTTGCCACCTCAAATAGGTCTTCATCTGAACCAATATCCTTCGGAGGCTGTGGTATTAACGTTTCGTAAACTAAATGTTCATGAGTCGGTTTTAATATTTTATAAAAAGAAAATAAAAACGTTAAATCAAGCGGACCGTCAATTTCGTAAACATCCTTTTCATGAATTTCTAGCTCTTGTAATAAATACTTTAAAATCCGATGATCTCGTCCGAACTTTTTAATTTCTAAACGTACAGCCGCTCCCCACTTTCGTTTCTTTAATTCCTTTTCAATTTCCTTTAATAAATCTCTTGCTCCTTCTTCATGAATCGTTAAATCCGCATTTCGTGTAATCCGAAACTCCGTAACTGATACAACTTTATAACCGAGAAATAGCTTGTAAATAAAATGACTAATGACATCCTCTAGCATGATAAAGTTCCGATTTCCCTGTTCCCCTTCTACCTCGATCAAGCGATCTAAAACGGCTGGGACTTGGACGATGGCTGTTTTAATGCGATTTTCATCCGTTTCGCAGCTGTCTTCAAGCAAAATGGCGAGGTTTAAGCTTTTGTTTAGAAGCATTGGAAACGGGCGATATGCATCGACTGCCATTGGTGTTAAGACAGGGAAAATATGCTCATCAAAATATTTTTCTAGCTGAAGTAGTTGCTTGTTTGTTAAATCTTGAATGGTTAAAAAGAAAATGTTCTCCTGCTCCAATTGTGGAACAATTTTATGATTAAAAATGTGATATTGATGTTCGACTAATTGATGGTTTTTTTTCGCTATTTGCGACAATTGCTCTTTCGGTGTTAAGCCTGCTTTATTTTCCGGCTTGTTAAAACCTGCTTTCACTTGATCTTTTAATCCAGCAACACGGACCATAAAAAATTCATCGAGATTGGAGCTGAAAATGGCTAAAAATTTCATCCGTTCAAGCAACGGATTACGTTCATCCTCTGCCTCCTCTAACACTCGTTTATTAAAAGCAAGCCAGCTTAGTTCGCGATTATTGTAGTACTTTGGATTGCTTAAATCCCTTTCTCTATTTTTATTTTCTGTCATCGTCATCATTTTCACCTTCTTGCATCATCACTTAATCGTTCTAATTAAAAATTAGCATAAAAAGAAAGCCTATGAAAGGCTCCTTTATATTAGCTGCATCATTTTTGTGTTTATTGGCAAAAAATGCAACTTCACTTCTCGTTTTAACACTTTTATTAAGTGCTTTTTTTGTTTTTCAACTTGATACTGTTCCGGCTGCCAATTTTGATTACAGTAAATATTCACGTGGATCGTTCCCTTTTCATCTACTTTTACATGAATGTTTTCGACAATATCCCGTTTCGTTGCATTCAAATGATAGGCAAACTTGATTAAAGCCCCTAAAAAACGAAGCTTCCGCTGCTCCTCCTTTGAAAACCATTGCTGAAAAGGTTCTACATATTGTTTAAATAAAGAGGAATTTTTAAATGATGCAATCAAGGCAAGCTCTACTTGTTCTTTATGAAACATCCCGTCAATCGTGCGATTAGCTAACAAATAAAACGTATGCTGACTACTCGATTCAGGGTCAATATATTGACCTAGGTTATAAAAAAGGGCTCCAGTTCGAAGCAATTGAACATCAACGTCTGTCCATTCTCCAATTTGTTGGTCCTTCAATTGTCGAAACAACATATATACAATGTTCGTTACTTGAAACGCATGTTTTAAATCGACTTCATAATCAATCGCCAACTGCTGAAAGCTTTCTTCCACAACATTCGTAAAAATCGGTGACCCAATATCTTTCAATAATTCTTCATAAAAAATGCCATCTCTTAAACCTTTTCTACTTAATATAAATGCTGTCGCTTCAACAGTTTCATATAACTGTAAAAACACTTCAATAGCGGGGATGATAATATCTGCTCGGTCTTTTGAAAGACCTTCAACTTGCTTTAGCTTATCAAAAGAAAGAGAGGTCAAATAATTTTTTACATTTACAATATCTTTTAAATCCATTTGATATTGATGAAGGTTTTTCAATGGATACTGTTTGCGTGCTTGATCCATTTGTACTAAATTGCGCGCACTACCTCCAATAGCGATAATCGGTAGTTTCTTTCCTTTTAACCATGGGAGCTTAGCAAACTGTTTTTGTAAAAACTGCTTAAGTGCTTTTAATTCCGTTTCTGTTGGTGTATTCCCTTTTACAAATTGTTTTTTTAAAGAAAGAACACCGAAAGGAAAACTGTGGAAATGTTTCAAATTCCGGTTTTGAAAGTAAGTAATTTCTGTGCTTCCCCCACCGATATCAATCGTAAATCCATCATGGATGGATGTTGAATTCACGACTGCCAAAAAACCGTAATAAGCTTCCTCGTATTCGGATAGGATGCGAATTTGAAAGTCTGTTTCTTTTTGCACAATTTGAATGATTTCTTTTTGGTTAATCGCTTGACGAATCGTCGCTGTCGCTACACATTTAACGTTTCGTAATTGATGAAAACGGGTTACCTCTTGAAACGATTTTAATGTATCGATAAGAACATTTATTCCATCCTCACTTAATTCCCCATTTTCGAGCAAAAAGTTGCGAAGTCTCGCCACTGCCTTTACATTTTCAATTTCTTTTAACCTACCGCTTTTATCTTGTTGATAAATAACTAAACGTATTGTATTTGAACCAATATCCACAATTCCGTATTTACCTTTCAAAGCTTCAACACCCTTAAACATAAATTTTCTAACAGAACGTATTCATCAACAAATCATACACTGAAATGGAAAGGAGAAATGGCTAATGATACATCTTGTTAAAAGTGGAGAAACATTTGCAGAAATAGCGATGAATTATCGCCTAAGTTTACAGTCATTATTGCAAGCGAATCCAACTATTCGTCCTGATCAGATTAAACCTGGACAGCCAGTCTATATTCCAGGCCTGCCAAATCCTCAATCCATCCCATACAAAGTTGACGTATCCATACAAGAGAGAAAATTGCGTTTATATAAACATAACATACTCATCAAAACATATCCAATTGCAGTTGGAGCGATTTTGTCCCAAACCCCAGTTGGCCAATACGTTATTGTCAATCGTGCCCCAAATCCAGGTGGACCTTTTGGAGCGATGTGGCTAAGCTTATCCAAACTTCATTATGGAATACATGGAACGAATAATCCGTCTTCGATCGGAAAAGCCGTTTCAAAGGGCTGTATTCGCATGTTTAATCAAGATGTTTTAGAGCTTTCCTCTATGGTTCCTAATGGAACAGAAGTTTTCATTCATCCTTAACACAATCGATCGAATCTATGATATATTGTAAGAGGTTTAAAGTATTTTCACGAAAATTCATACGTTTAAGGGGCATTTTATAATGGACATCTTTCAAAACCGCAATTTTGTTAAGCTTTTTTTTGCTGCACTTTCTTCACAAATGGGGACAACCATTGGAAATATGGCCTTTGCTTTTTATTTGCTCGATCATTTTAGTGAGCAGCCTTATTATGCAACATTGGCCGAACTGATGTATTCATTGCCAACGATTTTTGTCTTTTTTCTTGTTGGAGTTGTAGCAGATCGACTCGATCGAAAAAAAGTTGCTGAAAATTGTGATTGGATTCGTGCCATATTAACCATTTTCTTTTTTTTCGCCTTGTTCACAAATTCTTTACCGCTTATGTTTCTTATTTTATTTTTGCGAAGCGCTGTGACAAAGTTCTTTTTCCCCGCTGAAACGAGTTTAGTACAAGGGATTTTGCGAAAAGATCAATTTGCCACAGCAGCTGGGCTTAACCAAATGCTATTTAGTATGTTTATGGTCTTTGGAGTAGGATTAGGTGCTCTAACGTATAACTGGATTGGCATCCATGGTGCGATATTCATTGATGCGGTCAGTTTTATCATATCAGCATTACTCATTCGTGCATGTAACATTCCCCAAGCAGCACGACTACCAAATGGCCGTCCAAAGTGGAAAGATTTAAACATGAAATCAACACTCACTGATTTTAAAGTAGGGATTCAATATATCATTCGCAACCGGCTGCTTTCATTGATTATTTTTGGATTTTTCGTGTTCGGCTTTATTCAAGGCAGCTTCGCTGTTTTACCAATCTTTACAATGAAATATGAATTAGCTCCCGCTCATTATGAAGCTTATGCATCCTATTTTGCAATTAGTTTAGGTGTCGGACTTTTATTCGGAAGTGTCATTTCAACCTGGTTGGCCAACAAAATGAATTCATATGTTCTATTTATTTTTCCAATTTTAATGACAAGTATTTTAGTGCTTTTATTAGGGTTAACAAGTAATGCTTGGACCTTTTTCATTTTATCTTTTTTTATCGGAATGTGTATCGGCCCTGTTAATGTTGTCATCGGTGATTGGATGCCAAAAATTGTTCAGCCGAATTTTATGGGACGTGTAAGCGGCTGGATTGATCCAATTATGATGTTTTCTCAATCATTAACTCTTGGTTGCATTACTGTATTATTTCCGAAGGTCGTTTCAAATGTGGATCTGATTTATTATGGGATAGCTGCGGTTATTTTAGCTGTTTTTATTTTTTATGCGGTACTACTACCGAAAAAAGAGGCAGAGGTGTACACTTTTTCTACGCAAAAGAACAAAGAAGTATATAAAGCGAATTAACCTAAAACTTATTTTATGAAACGGTACAAGCTCTTCATAAACTGGATCTTTTTTAACAAACGATTTATTTTTTGCTGCGAACTTATACTAACTTAACATACGACAAATAAAAAGGATGTGTAATTTGGTTGCATTTTCTATTTATGAAAGTATAATTTACTTAAGAAACTATTAAAGATATTATTAAAAGGAGAATAAATATGGACGATAGCAACCAATGTCATTCAAATGACGCAGCAGTTGATAAAATTGCCCGAGCCATTTATATTGTCAATCGCCACGCTAAAACGGCAC
This genomic interval from Bacillus alveayuensis contains the following:
- a CDS encoding putative transcriptional regulator (product_source=COG3620; cath_funfam=3.10.580.10; cog=COG3620; pfam=PF00571; smart=SM00116; superfamily=54631), with protein sequence MFSIHSEKFLETSIMDIIIPADKVAHVQIGNNLEHALLVLTKTGYTAIPVLDPFFRLHGLISTNLIMDSILGLERIEFERLEGMKVEEVMNKDIPRLLKTDQVMKALKLVINHSFVCVTDDDGVLEGIFTRRVILKHLHQHLRKMNK
- a CDS encoding hypothetical protein (product_source=Hypo-rule applied; pfam=PF13158; superfamily=52833) translates to MRTSLFAMIIVAILFGQVPLNVAAIEEKELMKEETIWFLQDAFAAQVSLTEKERSLSEIMYILTPYFTYTFRQSFIHENVEKGKSGYFVYATDAPNNNVVPFFDYNKPFTFQLNETTRLIYQFFPKSSEGPVSYEDHYEAVYFKKEDGKWKIHQIQFSEQQPHIPHDELNNLEGQLPLQNEKGQNMHERQTIQKNNERKMANQSVNSVQNEKNYDGRYMQTEEKLKIPLIPFLPTYWTVKSYIFSQNYY
- a CDS encoding EmrB/QacA subfamily drug resistance transporter (product_source=TIGR00711; cath_funfam=1.20.1250.20; cog=COG0477; pfam=PF07690; superfamily=103473; tigrfam=TIGR00711; transmembrane_helix_parts=Inside_1_20,TMhelix_21_43,Outside_44_57,TMhelix_58_80,Inside_81_86,TMhelix_87_109,Outside_110_112,TMhelix_113_135,Inside_136_147,TMhelix_148_170,Outside_171_173,TMhelix_174_196,Inside_197_208,TMhelix_209_228,Outside_229_232,TMhelix_233_255,Inside_256_275,TMhelix_276_298,Outside_299_312,TMhelix_313_335,Inside_336_341,TMhelix_342_359,Outside_360_368,TMhelix_369_391,Inside_392_411,TMhelix_412_430,Outside_431_474,TMhelix_475_497,Inside_498_503) → MGNVMSSKENEWLMKKRTNRPFVLAAVMLAMFMAAVEATIVATAMPAIVSEIGGFSKYSWIFSSYLLMNAVTVLIYGKLSDIFGRKPILIIGIIIFLIGSILCGLAQSMDMLIIYRFVQGLGAGAVMPIASTIIGDIYTKEERAKIQGYLSSVWGISAIIGPVLGGVLVEYISWRFVFWMNIPLGLLAIVSLVFFLHEKIEKKKVEIDYLGALFLFLTVSSLMIVLVEGGVAWAWTSLTTVFLLSVSVLFLILFIVQEQRAINPMMPFTIWKDRSIFIANATSFTTGIILMGISSFLPAFVQGVMEKSPMVAGFTLTTMSIGWPISSTIAGRLILSIGFRKTSVIGGLFLMFGGVVFFFLSSDDGPLMAMFGSFLIGVGMGFSTTSFIVLIQSAVQWSERGIATATNMFMRNLGSTVGAALLGGVLNSSLKNYLQKQGNDVEASLNAAHSLLNPHGNDSLSHQAREVLQEGLNIALHHVYIFVLAFAVVSFMLILFLPREKRE
- a CDS encoding glyoxylase-like metal-dependent hydrolase (beta-lactamase superfamily II) (product_source=COG0491; cath_funfam=3.60.15.10; cog=COG0491; pfam=PF00753; smart=SM00849; superfamily=56281) — translated: MTDVYQLSNRLYIIDTYDLKRKGRTASYVLKEDELTIIETSASPSVPHLLNGLSELGLSPDDIKNIIVTHIHLDHAGGAGLLLKHCPNAKVIVHPKGAKHLADPSRLIKGAKAVYGEKFEQLFDPILPIPEDRMVIKHHGETLKLSDSCTLTFYDTPGHSRHHFSIYDSKSKGIFSGDTLGIYYNELKKEKIDFILPSTSPNQFDPDEMLQSTSFIENLDVKEIYFSHFGVCHDPETVYSSIRKWMPIFLQAGEAGFQSITNNDFNAAVQAVEKELKNRISTYLTNIGVPENHKVYEILSVDCQVCAMGLVDYLTKKK
- a CDS encoding hypothetical protein (product_source=Hypo-rule applied), which codes for MNAATLLEEKAAILRTVLIETYIRLNVQKRGCDKVLKPPTIYSEMGQTLMRQPHLDFKYAMITTFYQAC